A genomic region of Brevibacillus sp. JNUCC-41 contains the following coding sequences:
- a CDS encoding DsbA family oxidoreductase, producing MKVEIWSDYQCPFCYIGKRRFEEALKQFENKDQVEVSFRSFELNPEAERDINMTQNEMLAKKYGMSQAQVEASSQNLTQQAKELGLDYHLNKVVLTNSFDAHRLMHFAESKGKEKEMNERLFKAYFTEGKHIGDHATLASLAEEAGLEKSETETMLAGTAFTAEVRGNEQEGSLLGITGVPFFVINRKYGISGAQPTEAFLDTLKKVWAEENPLTIVNDPATGDTCTDGSCNVPEK from the coding sequence ATGAAGGTGGAAATTTGGTCGGATTATCAATGTCCGTTCTGTTATATAGGAAAGCGTCGATTCGAAGAGGCGTTAAAGCAGTTTGAAAATAAAGATCAGGTAGAGGTCTCATTTCGCAGTTTTGAGTTGAATCCAGAGGCTGAGCGGGATATCAATATGACTCAAAATGAAATGTTGGCCAAGAAATACGGCATGTCCCAAGCGCAGGTGGAAGCGAGCAGCCAAAACCTGACGCAACAGGCTAAAGAATTGGGACTCGATTATCATTTGAACAAAGTGGTCTTAACCAATTCGTTCGATGCTCATCGCTTGATGCACTTTGCTGAATCAAAAGGTAAAGAGAAAGAAATGAATGAACGCCTATTTAAAGCTTACTTTACCGAAGGCAAACATATTGGCGATCACGCTACATTGGCTAGTTTGGCTGAAGAGGCCGGCCTTGAAAAGTCCGAGACGGAGACCATGCTGGCAGGAACGGCTTTCACGGCAGAGGTTAGGGGAAATGAGCAAGAAGGAAGCCTGCTTGGTATTACAGGTGTGCCCTTCTTCGTCATTAACCGCAAGTATGGAATCTCCGGCGCCCAGCCAACGGAAGCATTCCTGGATACGCTAAAAAAAGTATGGGCTGAGGAAAATCCGCTTACAATCGTGAATGATCCAGCAACAGGTGACACCTGTACGGACGGTTCTTGTAACGTTCCTGAAAAATAA
- a CDS encoding RrF2 family transcriptional regulator: MSSGNRNNQIGPPRFAIAIHSLVWLAQSEKLLTSSAIALKVKSHATFLRRVMAQLAAAGIVETKEGREGGYSLKVPASQLTLADVYQAVRPECLVCMETSECGEVGKQLDTALEEIMNEAEKETLRLLKGYTLEEFMKKVDFTNFENECLG, translated from the coding sequence ATGTCTTCAGGTAATCGAAACAATCAAATCGGACCGCCGCGTTTCGCTATTGCCATTCACTCTCTGGTTTGGCTCGCACAAAGCGAAAAGCTCCTGACAAGTTCGGCAATCGCCTTAAAGGTGAAGTCACACGCCACTTTTTTAAGAAGGGTGATGGCCCAGCTTGCAGCTGCGGGGATCGTTGAAACAAAGGAAGGACGGGAAGGCGGTTATAGCTTGAAGGTGCCTGCGTCTCAGCTTACTTTGGCGGATGTGTATCAAGCGGTAAGGCCGGAATGCCTTGTTTGTATGGAAACGAGCGAATGCGGGGAAGTCGGGAAGCAGCTGGATACGGCATTGGAGGAGATCATGAACGAAGCCGAAAAGGAAACATTGCGCCTGCTAAAGGGCTATACATTGGAAGAATTCATGAAAAAAGTCGACTTCACCAATTTTGAAAATGAGTGTCTGGGGTAA
- a CDS encoding TIGR03943 family putative permease subunit, translated as MKRLFIQRLEGLLLLGLGLMIFKLYVSGYLTKLIAPKMIPYALAALFAFLVISLIRMKKQKPGGHPCDCGSNGESSASALVLNYSLFFIPILLGFILTDFTLSGEVLAKRGLAKQQTQLVSSYNSGKHANGEKISVTDDNYFEVLDDLLNNLDTIEGKEIEISGFIYREDTFTKKQMAISRLSMSCCVVDATLYGYMVNGNVEGMKTNDWYTITGTLKKGRYKGEPVPVIDLRESKKIKAPEEAYLYENVQIIQ; from the coding sequence ATGAAACGTTTATTTATCCAGAGGCTTGAAGGATTGCTGTTGCTTGGACTGGGTCTCATGATCTTTAAATTGTATGTTTCAGGATATTTAACGAAATTGATTGCACCCAAAATGATTCCATATGCATTGGCGGCGCTTTTTGCCTTTTTAGTGATCAGCCTCATCCGAATGAAAAAACAAAAACCAGGTGGACATCCTTGTGATTGCGGATCGAATGGAGAGTCTTCCGCGTCCGCACTGGTCCTGAATTATAGTTTGTTCTTCATTCCGATTCTTCTGGGCTTCATCTTGACCGATTTTACATTAAGCGGGGAAGTACTGGCGAAAAGGGGGCTGGCGAAGCAGCAGACACAGCTGGTAAGCTCGTATAATTCAGGGAAACATGCGAATGGGGAGAAAATCTCAGTAACTGATGATAATTATTTTGAAGTACTGGATGATTTACTGAACAACCTCGATACGATCGAGGGGAAGGAAATAGAGATTTCGGGGTTCATATACCGTGAGGATACATTTACGAAAAAACAAATGGCCATCTCCCGCCTCTCCATGTCCTGCTGTGTGGTCGATGCGACGTTATACGGATATATGGTCAACGGGAATGTGGAAGGAATGAAGACGAATGATTGGTATACGATTACAGGGACATTAAAAAAAGGAAGGTATAAAGGGGAGCCCGTACCTGTGATCGATTTAAGAGAGTCGAAGAAAATAAAGGCACCCGAAGAAGCTTATTTATATGAAAATGTACAAATTATTCAGTAG
- a CDS encoding permease — MLLKRYTGNLLLVMLLFSMLAFFFLGDLFIPKALDFSGYPMLHSVFVVFLGLFLESIPFLFLGAIASSFIQLFISEEIIQRMIPKRPLTAIFAAIGAALVIPVCECAIIPVVRRLIQKGVPIHAGVVLLVTAPILNVIVFGSTYYAFQNNPSILYGRIILCVLTAIIAGLFIHIFSTKDVVKEEKQELVHGHVHDLQSSKWTSFMEHTSQEFFMVGRYFIIGALLASVFQVFMDRSVMAGIGQAPIKGTALMMGIAFLLSLCSSADAFVAASFSHSFLPGSILGFLVFGPMLDLKNVLIMMSCFKRSFVVTYVLLVFAIVFSLCLIASGLISKGGF; from the coding sequence ATGCTTTTGAAACGATACACGGGAAATTTGCTGTTAGTGATGCTGCTGTTTTCGATGCTGGCATTCTTTTTCCTAGGCGATCTATTCATTCCCAAAGCGCTAGATTTCTCGGGCTACCCGATGCTTCACTCTGTGTTCGTCGTGTTTTTGGGATTGTTTTTAGAATCGATTCCTTTCCTGTTCCTGGGGGCCATTGCCTCATCGTTCATCCAGTTGTTCATCAGTGAAGAAATCATTCAGCGGATGATACCAAAAAGACCCCTGACGGCCATTTTTGCTGCGATAGGGGCGGCGCTGGTCATTCCGGTTTGCGAATGTGCAATCATCCCGGTCGTCCGGAGATTGATCCAAAAGGGTGTCCCGATCCATGCAGGTGTGGTCTTGCTCGTAACTGCCCCAATATTGAATGTCATCGTGTTCGGCTCAACTTATTATGCTTTCCAAAATAATCCGTCCATTCTATATGGAAGAATCATTCTTTGTGTCCTGACGGCCATAATTGCAGGTTTATTCATTCATATATTCAGCACGAAAGATGTGGTGAAAGAGGAGAAGCAGGAACTGGTACACGGGCATGTACATGATCTTCAGTCCAGTAAATGGACAAGCTTCATGGAACATACTTCACAGGAGTTTTTTATGGTCGGCAGATACTTTATCATCGGAGCATTGCTTGCCAGTGTATTTCAAGTGTTTATGGATCGGTCCGTAATGGCCGGTATTGGTCAGGCGCCAATAAAAGGCACGGCATTGATGATGGGCATTGCATTTTTGCTTTCACTCTGTTCATCAGCCGATGCTTTCGTTGCTGCCTCCTTTTCCCATAGCTTCCTGCCAGGCTCCATACTCGGTTTTCTTGTATTTGGTCCCATGCTGGATTTGAAAAATGTCCTGATCATGATGTCCTGTTTTAAACGGAGCTTCGTCGTCACGTATGTTCTGCTTGTTTTCGCAATCGTCTTCAGCCTATGCCTGATTGCAAGTGGATTGATCAGTAAGGGGGGCTTCTGA
- a CDS encoding YdeI/OmpD-associated family protein: MAKTIVEKLNLHKYERVAVLNLPAGADYLAELPDYDTELTEIAYDLIFAFVLDMDSLKGIVDKVIEKNHLSINGYIYLAYPKKGNKEYATYIHRDDLMQGLGADDDGYVGSSDLKFARMVGLDDVFTVVGLKEDSKNRNRPSIKASQSVDDYIEMVSEIEKDLQDSPDLLAFYQSLTPGYRKDWARYVYSAKQEATQVKRRKEMKTILGEGYKSRDLYRRNK; this comes from the coding sequence ATGGCTAAAACAATAGTAGAAAAACTGAATTTACATAAATATGAAAGGGTGGCAGTCTTGAATCTGCCAGCCGGGGCGGATTATTTAGCAGAGCTGCCGGATTACGATACAGAGCTTACTGAAATTGCCTATGATCTTATATTTGCTTTTGTATTGGATATGGATTCTTTAAAAGGAATCGTGGATAAGGTGATCGAGAAAAATCATTTGAGTATAAACGGCTATATTTATTTGGCTTACCCCAAGAAAGGTAATAAAGAATATGCTACATATATTCATCGTGATGATCTGATGCAAGGCCTTGGTGCGGATGATGATGGTTATGTTGGCTCGAGTGACCTGAAGTTTGCACGTATGGTCGGGTTGGATGATGTCTTTACGGTAGTCGGATTGAAAGAAGATTCGAAAAATAGGAACCGTCCATCTATTAAAGCAAGCCAATCAGTAGATGATTATATCGAAATGGTTTCAGAAATTGAGAAAGATTTGCAGGATTCTCCTGATTTGCTTGCGTTTTATCAATCACTTACCCCGGGGTATCGCAAGGATTGGGCCCGTTACGTGTATAGTGCAAAACAAGAGGCTACCCAAGTGAAACGGCGCAAGGAAATGAAAACGATTTTAGGAGAAGGTTACAAGAGCAGGGATTTATATCGAAGAAATAAATGA
- a CDS encoding SDR family NAD(P)-dependent oxidoreductase: MSRLQGKTAIITGAAGGIGKGMAMAFVKEGAKVAIIDLNEELGNQTIKELQEYQPESIFIQANLAEHDKLASIVKEVADKFGKIDILVNNAHASRMASIADTTQKELDLSFNTGFYPTFYLMQAALPYLKETQGKIINFASGAGINGDVNQGTYAAAKEAIRGITRVAANEFGPFGINVNIISPIAKSPGMLQWAEEQPEYYQSMLAKIPLRRLGELESDIGRTAVFLASEDSDYITGQTIMVDGGSIKLR; the protein is encoded by the coding sequence ATGAGTAGACTTCAAGGGAAAACCGCTATCATCACTGGGGCAGCTGGCGGAATTGGTAAAGGTATGGCCATGGCTTTTGTTAAAGAAGGAGCAAAAGTGGCAATCATCGATTTAAATGAAGAGCTTGGGAACCAAACCATAAAAGAATTACAAGAATATCAACCAGAATCCATATTCATCCAAGCTAATCTAGCAGAGCATGACAAATTGGCTTCAATTGTTAAAGAAGTGGCTGATAAATTCGGGAAAATCGATATCTTGGTAAATAATGCACACGCTTCACGAATGGCCTCCATTGCTGACACAACACAAAAAGAATTGGATTTATCCTTTAATACTGGATTCTATCCAACCTTCTACCTCATGCAAGCCGCATTGCCTTACTTAAAGGAAACACAGGGCAAAATCATTAACTTTGCATCAGGTGCAGGGATTAATGGTGATGTCAATCAAGGTACGTATGCAGCAGCAAAAGAAGCAATCCGAGGAATTACCCGTGTTGCAGCAAATGAATTCGGTCCATTCGGCATCAATGTAAATATCATTTCCCCGATTGCCAAATCACCTGGCATGCTTCAATGGGCAGAAGAACAACCAGAATATTATCAAAGCATGCTAGCCAAAATTCCTCTAAGAAGACTTGGTGAGCTTGAAAGTGACATCGGGCGTACAGCTGTATTCCTGGCAAGTGAGGATTCTGATTATATTACTGGTCAAACAATCATGGTGGATGGCGGTTCCATTAAATTACGTTAA